One Gloeobacter morelensis MG652769 DNA window includes the following coding sequences:
- the serS gene encoding serine--tRNA ligase: MLDPKLLRDDPAKLIERLNARGGDFAEVIEQLVSLDAQRRASQTEFNRAQAEGNQIGKQVGDLLRRGTDAADPEVLALKQRGIDLKATLAQLQDQERELAERFAALLPTLPNVPRPEVPIGKDENENREMCRWGTPPVFDFEPVAHWDLGERLGLMNFARATLVAQARFVTLVGDGALLERALIAFMLDRHRAHGYIEILPPYLVNTASMTGTGQLPKFAEDSFRCRDDDLWLIPTAEVPVTNLYRDEILTDTQLPIYHCAFTPCFRREAGSYGRDTRGLIRLHQFHKVELVKFCRPEHSSAEHEKLVADAEDVLQQLELPYRVIELCTGDLGFAAARCFDLEVWLPSQNRYREISSCSNFEEFQARRANLRFKAPEKKGTEFVHTLNGSGLAVGRTFAAILENYQNRDGTVRVPEALKPYVRKDVLSR, translated from the coding sequence GTGCTCGACCCCAAACTGTTGCGCGACGATCCCGCCAAGCTCATCGAACGGCTCAACGCCCGCGGCGGCGACTTTGCTGAGGTGATCGAACAACTGGTGAGTCTGGATGCCCAGCGGCGGGCCAGCCAGACCGAATTCAACCGTGCCCAGGCCGAGGGCAACCAGATCGGCAAGCAGGTGGGCGACCTGTTGCGCCGGGGTACTGACGCCGCCGACCCCGAGGTACTTGCCCTCAAGCAGCGGGGCATCGATCTCAAAGCCACCCTTGCCCAACTGCAAGATCAAGAGCGCGAGCTCGCGGAGCGCTTCGCGGCCCTACTGCCGACTTTGCCCAACGTGCCCCGCCCCGAGGTGCCGATCGGCAAAGACGAAAACGAAAACCGCGAAATGTGCCGATGGGGTACCCCCCCTGTCTTCGATTTTGAGCCGGTGGCCCACTGGGATCTGGGCGAACGGTTGGGACTGATGAATTTTGCGCGGGCGACCCTGGTGGCCCAGGCCCGCTTTGTGACCCTGGTGGGCGACGGGGCGCTACTGGAGCGCGCTTTGATCGCTTTTATGCTCGATCGCCACCGCGCCCACGGCTATATCGAAATTCTGCCCCCTTACCTGGTCAATACCGCTTCGATGACCGGGACCGGACAGTTGCCCAAATTTGCCGAGGACAGCTTCCGCTGCCGCGACGACGATCTGTGGCTGATTCCCACGGCGGAGGTGCCAGTCACCAACCTCTACCGAGACGAAATCCTCACAGACACGCAGTTGCCCATTTACCACTGCGCCTTTACCCCCTGCTTCCGGCGCGAGGCGGGCAGTTACGGCCGCGACACCCGTGGCCTCATCCGCCTGCACCAGTTTCACAAAGTCGAACTGGTCAAATTCTGCCGCCCGGAGCACTCGAGCGCCGAGCACGAAAAACTGGTGGCCGACGCCGAGGATGTGTTGCAGCAACTGGAACTGCCCTACCGGGTCATCGAGCTGTGTACCGGGGATCTGGGCTTCGCCGCCGCCCGTTGCTTCGATCTGGAGGTGTGGCTACCCAGCCAGAACCGCTACCGCGAAATTTCTTCTTGCTCGAACTTCGAAGAGTTTCAGGCCCGCCGCGCCAATCTGCGCTTCAAAGCGCCCGAGAAAAAAGGCACCGAGTTCGTCCACACCCTGAACGGCTCGGGATTGGCCGTCGGGCGTACCTTCGCCGCCATTCTCGAAAACTACCAGAACCGCGACGGCACAGTGCGCGTGCCCGAAGCCCTGAAACCTTACGTGCGCAAGGACGTGCTCAGCCGGTAG
- the tatA gene encoding twin-arginine translocase TatA/TatE family subunit — translation MPFGLGLPEILVIGVIALLIFGPKKLPEMGSALGKAIRGFKSGVSDEPAPQQSASKETTPNPPQSLPSGKDS, via the coding sequence ATGCCTTTTGGTCTCGGTCTGCCGGAAATTCTGGTGATTGGCGTGATTGCCCTGTTGATTTTTGGCCCCAAGAAGCTGCCGGAGATGGGGAGCGCTCTGGGCAAGGCGATCCGCGGCTTCAAAAGCGGCGTAAGCGACGAGCCGGCCCCACAACAGAGCGCCTCCAAAGAAACCACCCCCAATCCTCCCCAGAGCCTGCCCTCCGGCAAGGACTCGTAG
- the lexA gene encoding transcriptional repressor LexA yields the protein MITLRQKEFLQQLIETYGSTPLPPIRTLAQELDQHRTTVYRWLQLLEQMGYLKAQGNRYYIDPDLLGIPLLENRVPAGSPVTVEEDLLNSRMSLDEYLVEERTGTFLLRVKGDSMIEAGIFEGDIVVVNQNRRAADGDVVIARVDGEMTLKTLRRRNQQTWLEPANSRYSPIHPASGLEVLGVVVGLVRKY from the coding sequence ATGATTACGCTTCGCCAGAAAGAATTTCTGCAGCAACTGATCGAAACCTACGGCTCGACGCCGCTGCCCCCAATTCGCACCCTCGCCCAAGAGCTTGACCAGCACCGCACCACGGTCTACCGCTGGTTGCAGTTGCTCGAACAGATGGGTTATCTCAAGGCCCAGGGCAATCGCTACTACATCGACCCCGACCTGTTGGGAATTCCACTGCTCGAAAACCGGGTTCCTGCCGGTTCGCCGGTGACCGTCGAAGAGGACCTGCTCAACAGCCGCATGTCCCTCGACGAATATCTGGTCGAAGAGCGCACCGGCACCTTTTTGCTGCGGGTCAAGGGCGACTCGATGATCGAAGCGGGCATCTTCGAGGGCGACATCGTCGTGGTCAATCAGAACCGGCGGGCGGCCGACGGCGATGTGGTCATCGCCCGGGTCGACGGCGAGATGACCCTCAAAACCCTGCGCCGCCGCAACCAGCAGACCTGGCTGGAGCCCGCCAACAGCCGCTACTCCCCCATCCACCCGGCCAGCGGCCTGGAGGTGTTGGGGGTGGTCGTCGGCCTGGTGCGCAAGTACTAA
- a CDS encoding bleomycin resistance protein, which yields MFKKLSPNLFVEDVGRALDFYETVLGFKRLMTLPDRAPFAWGLVQAGGVELMFQSFESLKDDPLPIEGRQSGGTLNLYIEVDDVEALYEKLRTQVSVVREPNTTFYGMREFLMLDPDGYLLTFAQPVEPASAPAGG from the coding sequence ATGTTCAAAAAACTCAGTCCCAACCTGTTCGTCGAGGATGTGGGCCGTGCGCTCGATTTTTACGAGACGGTGCTTGGCTTCAAGCGCCTGATGACACTTCCTGATCGGGCTCCCTTCGCCTGGGGGCTGGTGCAGGCAGGCGGCGTCGAGCTGATGTTCCAGTCCTTTGAGAGCCTAAAAGACGATCCGCTACCCATCGAAGGCCGACAGTCAGGCGGGACGCTCAATCTCTATATCGAGGTCGACGATGTTGAAGCGCTCTACGAGAAATTGCGCACCCAGGTCTCGGTCGTGCGCGAACCGAACACGACCTTCTACGGCATGCGCGAATTTTTGATGCTCGACCCCGACGGTTATTTGCTCACCTTCGCCCAGCCGGTCGAACCAGCTAGCGCCCCGGCCGGGGGGTAA
- the ndk gene encoding nucleoside-diphosphate kinase has product MERTFIAIKPDGVQRGLVGEILQRFERRGFKLVGLKFMQVSEALAQKHYAEHKERPFFGGLVAFITSSPVVAVVLEGKGVVATARAMMGVTNPLNSPLGTIRGDYGIDIGRNIIHGSDSLESAEREIALWFAPAELLEWQATLGSWIYE; this is encoded by the coding sequence GTGGAACGGACATTCATTGCCATCAAACCCGACGGGGTCCAGCGCGGTCTGGTGGGAGAAATTTTGCAGCGCTTCGAGCGGCGCGGTTTCAAACTGGTCGGACTCAAATTCATGCAGGTGAGCGAAGCGTTGGCCCAAAAACACTACGCCGAACACAAAGAACGCCCCTTTTTTGGGGGTCTGGTGGCGTTTATCACGTCCTCGCCGGTGGTGGCGGTGGTGCTCGAAGGCAAAGGGGTGGTGGCAACGGCCCGCGCGATGATGGGTGTCACCAACCCGCTCAATTCTCCCCTGGGCACTATCCGGGGCGACTACGGCATCGACATCGGCCGCAATATCATCCATGGCTCCGACAGCCTCGAATCGGCCGAGCGCGAAATCGCCCTCTGGTTTGCCCCCGCAGAATTGCTCGAATGGCAGGCCACCCTCGGAAGCTGGATCTACGAATAG
- a CDS encoding FG-GAP-like repeat-containing protein, with amino-acid sequence MRNLWWMGLGLAASLAIYAPALRAQVNFAPARNIPVGLYPGTVLTGDLDGDGDLDVVAATQDSDDVSILINNGDATFAPARFVAVGDSPETIAVGDLDGDGDLDIAAANRLSDDLTILKNNGSATFTVSQVVRLREDPFFMVAGDFDDDGDLDLAIANRFDDSVTLLPNNGNANFTVGSEFGVGDGPFGLTSGDFDGDGDLDLATANRFSNDVSVLLNNGAASFTLNQTIATGEGARALTPADLDGDGDLDLAVANRFATNLSVLKNAGNGTFAVSQNVTVDVNPRAVVAGDLDGDGDLDVATANQESGTVSVLLNNGSAVLSPAINFAVGSEPRSIAAGDLDGDGDLELLTANSDSDNVSVLINTEVALPTIAGFSPTSGPVGTLVTITGTNFTGASAVTFGGAGARSFAVLSATQIQVRVPRGATTGKIVVTTPAGNATSAGNFTVTPRPGR; translated from the coding sequence ATGAGAAACCTCTGGTGGATGGGACTGGGACTCGCAGCTTCGCTGGCAATCTACGCCCCGGCCTTGCGCGCGCAGGTGAATTTTGCCCCGGCCCGCAACATTCCGGTGGGGCTGTACCCGGGGACCGTCTTGACGGGGGATCTCGATGGCGACGGCGATCTTGACGTAGTGGCGGCCACCCAGGATTCCGACGACGTCTCGATTCTCATCAATAATGGCGATGCCACTTTTGCCCCGGCCCGCTTCGTGGCGGTGGGCGATTCGCCGGAGACCATCGCCGTGGGCGATCTAGACGGCGACGGCGATCTGGATATCGCCGCGGCCAACCGCCTCTCCGACGACCTGACCATCCTCAAAAACAACGGCAGCGCCACTTTTACCGTTTCTCAGGTCGTGCGCCTGCGCGAGGATCCGTTTTTTATGGTGGCAGGCGACTTCGACGACGACGGCGATCTGGACCTGGCCATCGCCAACCGCTTCGACGACAGCGTCACCCTTTTGCCCAACAACGGCAACGCCAACTTCACAGTCGGGAGTGAATTTGGCGTCGGAGACGGCCCCTTCGGCCTCACCAGCGGCGATTTTGACGGCGACGGCGATCTCGACTTGGCCACTGCCAACCGCTTCTCGAACGACGTATCGGTGCTTCTCAACAACGGGGCGGCAAGCTTCACCCTCAATCAGACCATCGCCACCGGCGAGGGGGCCAGAGCCCTGACTCCCGCCGACCTCGACGGCGACGGCGATCTGGATCTGGCGGTGGCCAACCGCTTTGCCACCAACCTCTCCGTGCTCAAGAACGCCGGGAACGGCACCTTTGCCGTCAGCCAGAACGTGACGGTCGATGTCAACCCGCGCGCGGTCGTTGCCGGGGATCTCGACGGCGACGGCGACCTGGACGTGGCGACGGCCAACCAGGAATCTGGCACCGTCTCAGTACTCCTCAACAACGGCAGCGCCGTTTTGAGCCCGGCGATCAACTTCGCCGTCGGCAGCGAGCCGCGCTCGATCGCCGCCGGGGATCTCGACGGCGACGGCGACCTGGAGTTGCTCACCGCCAACAGCGACTCCGACAATGTCTCGGTGCTGATCAACACGGAGGTCGCCCTGCCGACTATCGCCGGCTTTAGCCCCACCTCCGGCCCGGTGGGCACGCTCGTCACGATCACCGGCACCAACTTCACCGGCGCCAGCGCTGTGACTTTTGGCGGTGCGGGCGCCCGCTCCTTTGCGGTGCTCTCCGCCACGCAGATCCAGGTGCGTGTACCCCGGGGGGCAACCACCGGCAAGATCGTGGTCACCACCCCGGCGGGCAATGCCACCAGCGCGGGCAACTTTACGGTTACCCCCCGGCCGGGGCGCTAG
- a CDS encoding DUF2949 domain-containing protein — protein sequence MLQELLSKEQYATVLKAAGRAQDEQQLPLVAWALGFVDLGQLAQLLDRPGHRRTLESSPT from the coding sequence ATGTTGCAGGAACTGCTGAGCAAGGAGCAATACGCGACGGTACTCAAAGCCGCAGGCCGCGCCCAAGACGAGCAGCAGTTGCCGCTGGTTGCCTGGGCACTGGGCTTTGTCGATCTCGGACAACTGGCCCAACTGCTCGATCGCCCCGGCCATCGCCGCACTCTAGAATCCAGCCCCACCTGA
- a CDS encoding Rad52/Rad22 family DNA repair protein: MEREIASLALVEPLIDKVQIKAQALSSDQSRAMAVAYLEARDVAQRLDDVCGPQSWSDTYQLLQAGPSEWVVECRLSVHPPVEGARPVTKCDVGLGEDAKAAYSDAFKRAAVKFGLGRFLYTLPKVWGDYDSAKRRFSEPAAVRAQMLAAFSGRLQGGASPGTVAKESPHLSEKQLHWLSEDLLRRPGVEALFVEHFEKIESLSKAKRALGYLLSETTGDLRPRFERVGTTEEWRKYIDAAKQLPIALPVAATGV; this comes from the coding sequence ATGGAACGCGAAATTGCCAGTCTTGCTTTGGTCGAACCGTTGATCGACAAGGTGCAAATCAAAGCCCAGGCCCTCAGCAGCGACCAGAGCCGGGCAATGGCCGTAGCTTACCTCGAAGCGCGCGATGTCGCCCAGCGCCTCGACGATGTGTGCGGTCCGCAAAGTTGGTCGGACACTTATCAGTTGTTGCAGGCGGGGCCGTCGGAGTGGGTGGTGGAGTGCCGCCTGAGCGTCCACCCGCCGGTCGAGGGCGCCCGTCCGGTGACCAAGTGCGACGTGGGTCTGGGCGAAGATGCCAAGGCCGCCTACTCCGACGCCTTCAAGCGGGCGGCGGTCAAATTCGGTCTCGGCCGATTTCTCTACACTCTGCCCAAAGTCTGGGGCGATTACGACAGCGCCAAGCGCCGCTTCAGCGAGCCCGCGGCGGTGCGCGCCCAGATGCTTGCCGCTTTTAGCGGTCGGCTGCAAGGGGGGGCTTCTCCCGGTACCGTCGCCAAAGAATCCCCCCACCTGAGCGAGAAGCAACTCCACTGGCTCAGCGAGGATCTGCTGCGTCGTCCGGGCGTTGAGGCGTTGTTTGTCGAGCACTTCGAGAAGATCGAAAGCCTCTCCAAGGCAAAGCGCGCCCTGGGCTACTTGCTCAGCGAGACCACAGGCGACCTGCGCCCGCGCTTTGAGCGGGTCGGCACCACCGAGGAGTGGCGCAAATACATCGACGCGGCCAAGCAGCTACCCATAGCACTACCGGTAGCGGCTACCGGCGTGTGA
- a CDS encoding photosystem I assembly protein Ycf3: MPRNQRNDNFIDKSFTVMADMILQMMPVKRQAKEAFAYYRDGMAAQADGDYAEALEYYNEALKLEEDAYDRSFIHYNIGLIHAANGAHDEALGYYDRALEENPRLPQALNNIAVIHHFRGAKAEEEGQPEQAEGHYAKAAAAWIRAVRLAPDNYIEAQNWLKTTGRFELLY; encoded by the coding sequence ATGCCCAGAAATCAGCGCAACGACAACTTTATCGACAAGAGCTTTACGGTCATGGCCGACATGATCTTGCAGATGATGCCGGTCAAGCGTCAGGCCAAAGAGGCGTTCGCCTACTACCGCGACGGGATGGCGGCCCAGGCCGACGGCGACTACGCCGAGGCGCTCGAGTATTACAACGAAGCGCTCAAGCTCGAAGAGGACGCCTACGACCGCTCGTTCATCCACTACAACATCGGGCTCATCCACGCCGCCAATGGCGCCCACGACGAGGCGCTGGGCTACTACGACAGAGCCCTTGAAGAGAACCCGCGCCTGCCGCAGGCGCTCAACAATATCGCGGTCATCCACCATTTTCGCGGCGCCAAGGCCGAAGAAGAGGGTCAGCCCGAGCAGGCGGAGGGGCACTACGCCAAAGCCGCCGCCGCCTGGATCCGCGCGGTGCGCCTCGCTCCCGACAATTACATCGAAGCGCAGAACTGGCTGAAGACCACCGGCCGCTTCGAGCTGCTCTACTAG
- a CDS encoding HAD-IA family hydrolase — MPLLVFDLMDTVIVDPFYREVPVYLGTSLEELIQVKHPTSWIEFETGLTDEMSFLTRFYREDTGLKLAYPEEFKQIFFSAYRFVDGIETLLATLRANDQKLWVLSNYSNWVLQARELLQLDRFFEGYCVSCDTGHRKPSPGAYRALMASTGAAQHLLIDDRPANVEGALQAGMDAILFTDTDALRRQLHSRGILEG, encoded by the coding sequence ATGCCGTTGCTGGTCTTCGACTTGATGGATACGGTGATTGTCGATCCGTTCTACCGGGAGGTGCCGGTTTATCTGGGCACGAGCCTCGAGGAACTCATCCAGGTCAAACACCCCACCAGTTGGATCGAGTTTGAGACGGGGCTGACTGATGAAATGAGCTTCCTGACGCGCTTCTACCGGGAGGATACGGGCTTGAAATTGGCCTATCCGGAGGAATTTAAGCAAATCTTCTTCTCTGCCTACCGGTTTGTGGACGGCATCGAAACGTTGTTGGCCACCCTGAGAGCAAACGACCAAAAGCTCTGGGTGCTCTCCAATTACAGCAACTGGGTTTTGCAGGCGCGCGAACTGCTGCAACTGGACCGCTTCTTCGAGGGCTACTGCGTCTCCTGTGACACCGGTCACCGCAAACCCAGCCCGGGGGCGTATCGGGCTTTGATGGCGAGCACCGGCGCTGCGCAGCATCTGCTCATCGACGACCGGCCCGCCAACGTCGAGGGTGCCCTCCAGGCGGGCATGGATGCCATCTTGTTCACCGACACTGACGCTTTGCGCCGCCAGTTGCACTCCCGCGGCATCCTGGAGGGATAA
- a CDS encoding MarR family winged helix-turn-helix transcriptional regulator: protein MTAPTQPSRQAFFEQWQDVLAPTAVGYRLRILSQLMGRRFQEQLEPFGLTPFHWVVLCCLWKEDGLPTSTICDRLQQVGGTLTGVLDRMEERALVRRERDSRDRRVWRVYLTPQGEELMEVLPPRVRTVKEQALAGMSPPERATLSDLLDRAIANLS, encoded by the coding sequence ATGACCGCGCCCACCCAGCCTTCCCGGCAGGCTTTTTTTGAGCAGTGGCAGGACGTATTAGCCCCGACGGCGGTGGGCTACCGGCTGCGGATTCTCTCGCAGTTGATGGGCAGGCGTTTTCAAGAGCAGCTTGAGCCCTTTGGTCTGACGCCTTTTCACTGGGTGGTGCTGTGCTGCCTCTGGAAAGAAGACGGCCTGCCCACCTCCACCATCTGCGACCGGCTCCAGCAGGTGGGAGGCACCCTCACCGGCGTACTCGACCGCATGGAGGAGCGCGCTCTGGTGCGCCGCGAGCGCGATAGCCGCGACCGGCGCGTCTGGCGGGTCTACCTGACCCCCCAGGGCGAAGAGTTGATGGAGGTGCTGCCGCCCAGGGTCCGCACCGTCAAGGAGCAGGCCCTCGCCGGTATGTCCCCTCCCGAGCGCGCCACCCTCAGCGATTTGCTCGACCGGGCGATCGCCAACCTCAGTTAA